The region CGAAGATTATGTTCACCGGATTGGTCGAACCGCTCGGGCGGCTACGACCGGAACGGCCATTACGTTCGTGAGCGATCAGGACCAGAATCGGATCGTCAGCATTGAAAAGCTCATCGAGCGCGAAGTCGACAAACAAGCCATTACCGAAGAACTCGGCATGGGCAAGTCGCCGGTGTTCGATCCGAAACGGTTCAGTGGCCGTCGGGGCGATAGCTCGCGGGGTGGCAGCGCTCGTGGTGCCAATGCCGCAGGAAAGGGCGGACGTGATGGACGAGCGAAACGGAATGGGCGTCGCGATAACGGTAGCGACCGTAGTGGTAGCGACCGTAGTGGCAGCGACCGTAGTGGCAGCGACCGTAGTGGCAGCGACCGTAGCCAGAGTGAACGCCGGAACGAGCCAAGAAACGGTCAGGCGCCAACAAACGGGGCAGCTGTGCCCGCCGAACCAAAGGCTGTTTCGGTAAACGAAGCGGTTTTGCCCGTTGGTGGCGCTGCTCCTGCTGGCGAACCGTCGGACAAACCGAAGCGTCGTAAAAAGCGTCGGCGGGGACCCAAAGCAGAAGGAAAGGAAACGGGTCAGGCAGAAACACCGTCGCGGAAATCAGCAGAGTCAACGCCCGTAGCTGATAATTAATAACTATCTGGTAAATGGTTGATTATAAGCCGTTTGGCTGGTCTATGCTGTCCTAGGCAGAGTCTGTGACTATGTCCAACGCCTTGTCGATGGGTACGGTTACCTGCTTCCGGTTTCGCAGATCACTTGGCTGACACAACTGGTCAGGGCCTTTTCTTCAACTCAGGCAAATTCCTAAAAAACTTCGCCAAGGTTAAAGAAAAGGCCGCTTGATCCGTCAAAGCCGAACCCGTAATCGATGGAGAGATTTGTTCTCGATATCTTATTCATTTTAATCCGAAGACCTCCGCCAACGGCTGGAACTACCTTCTCAAATTGGCCGCTGGCCAGCTCTGATACGGTTTGGGCATTGGCAAAAACGACTCCCCCCAGCAGCCGATTGGCGGTTAGGTGAAAACGATATTCGGTTTCGGCGTATAAGAAATTCTTACCCCGGAATCGCCCCTGAATGAATCCCCTACCTACATTGCCCGTGTTATCCCAACCCGTACTGGGCATGTCCAGAAACGGCGGGTTTCCGCTTAGCGTGAAGGCGTTGTACGACCAGAAAGCCAGTATATTGTCAGACTTCCCGGGCAAGTGGACGTATTTTCGAACTTCCAGAAGGGCCGACTGGTAGGCGTTGTCGCTACCCAGCCATTGCATGTTGGCTCGAAACATGGCATTGACAAGCAGTCCGCCACTGGGATTAATGGCATTTTGACGATTGTCGTATAATACATGTACCGTAGGGCCTGATGAAACAGACCGCCCCTCGATTCCTTCCGAATACCGCGAAATGCGCGTTACTTCCCGCCGACTGTTATAACTGTAAATATTCCAGTGAAGGTCCAGGTTATAGCCTAAACCAGCATATAAACTGGGGGCTAGTCTGCGTAGCAGATTCTGGTGAAATCTAAAGAAAGCGTAATCCATGTTAATGACACGGTCGGTGGTTGTATACATGCCCAAACCGTAAGTTGCCTGCGGGTAGTGCATCAATCGCCAGTCGTTAGTCCACAGAAATCGATTGTTTCGCATCCAGACGGAGGATAGGGCTGTCAATATAATCTGCTTGTTCTGCGTATACGAAAGCTGGCCTGTTATGGACGACATATTGGCGTTTGCCATTCGAAACGGAGTATTGATCAGTACAGCTGCCAATGCCCGGGTCTGTAGAGTATAACCAACCTGCGGAATGACCAGTACAAAACGTTTAC is a window of Spirosoma linguale DSM 74 DNA encoding:
- a CDS encoding hypothetical protein (KEGG: mxa:MXAN_2867 hypothetical protein), with protein sequence MKPVSSLLVAILFIWFSAPVHCQAIQQPLTDTTSLNNAPKPVQQQDIADLVKRLYPQLHIRTHDSATLEEGKRFVLVIPQVGYTLQTRALAAVLINTPFRMANANMSSITGQLSYTQNKQIILTALSSVWMRNNRFLWTNDWRLMHYPQATYGLGMYTTTDRVINMDYAFFRFHQNLLRRLAPSLYAGLGYNLDLHWNIYSYNSRREVTRISRYSEGIEGRSVSSGPTVHVLYDNRQNAINPSGGLLVNAMFRANMQWLGSDNAYQSALLEVRKYVHLPGKSDNILAFWSYNAFTLSGNPPFLDMPSTGWDNTGNVGRGFIQGRFRGKNFLYAETEYRFHLTANRLLGGVVFANAQTVSELASGQFEKVVPAVGGGLRIKMNKISRTNLSIDYGFGFDGSSGLFFNLGEVF